In Alteromonas sp. V450, the following proteins share a genomic window:
- a CDS encoding IS3 family transposase (programmed frameshift), whose translation MKSNSRRTQRDYSLAFKLAVVDQVEKGEFTYRQAQDHYGIQGCSTVLVWLRKHGRLDWTDGTPKFLTRGHVVDKPKAELTPEQRIKALEKELADTKMKADFFEAVVNVLESDYGVSVVKKRKRKFIQEKVIGGVSVAKACRYLKISRQAYYQYCARSLKREALEGQVIQFVRQERMMQPRIGTRKLQYLLALEKMDIGRDHLFNLLREKRLLVPTKRAYHKTTNSHHRFRRHPNLIKAGFKAEKPNQLWVADITYLPTRSGESYVSLITDAYSRKIVGYQVDDNMRTQSVKQAFTRALKQKSTKEKLVHHSDRGIQYCSEEYQKLHRKHDVQCSMTDGYDCYQNALAERINGILKNEYLLHKPRDLEEARKMVAESIAIYNGRRPHQALKYKTPDEIHRAF comes from the exons ATGAAATCAAATAGCAGAAGAACTCAACGTGATTATTCCCTCGCTTTTAAATTGGCTGTTGTAGACCAAGTTGAAAAAGGCGAGTTCACCTACAGGCAGGCTCAAGATCACTACGGAATACAAGGTTGCTCAACTGTTTTAGTTTGGCTTCGTAAGCACGGTCGTTTAGATTGGACGGATGGAACACCGAAGTTTCTAACGCGAGGCCACGTCGTGGATAAACCCAAAGCAGAACTCACCCCCGAACAGCGAATTAAAGCGCTAGAGAAAGAGCTTGCTGATACAAAAATGAAAGCTGATTTCTTTGAAGCCGTTGTAAATGTCCTTGAAAGTGACTATGGAGTAAGCGTTGTAAAAAAGCGCAAAAGAAAGT TCATCCAAGAAAAAGTGATAGGCGGAGTGTCCGTTGCCAAAGCCTGTCGTTACCTGAAGATTTCTCGTCAGGCTTACTACCAATACTGCGCTCGCTCACTCAAGCGCGAAGCGCTTGAAGGTCAAGTCATTCAGTTCGTCCGTCAGGAGCGAATGATGCAACCTCGCATCGGCACTCGGAAACTACAGTATCTGCTTGCGCTCGAAAAAATGGATATCGGGAGAGACCATCTCTTTAATTTACTGAGAGAAAAGCGGCTATTGGTGCCGACAAAGCGCGCGTATCACAAAACAACCAACAGCCATCATCGGTTCCGTCGTCACCCTAATCTCATTAAAGCGGGTTTCAAAGCAGAGAAGCCCAATCAGCTTTGGGTAGCGGATATCACGTACTTACCGACGCGAAGTGGAGAGAGTTATGTAAGTCTCATTACAGATGCTTATTCGCGGAAGATTGTGGGCTATCAGGTTGACGATAACATGCGAACGCAGTCAGTAAAGCAAGCATTTACTCGAGCGCTTAAACAAAAAAGTACAAAAGAAAAGCTCGTGCATCACTCAGACAGAGGTATACAGTATTGTTCAGAAGAGTATCAAAAACTCCATAGAAAACATGATGTACAGTGCTCGATGACAGATGGCTACGACTGCTATCAAAACGCCCTTGCAGAGCGAATAAACGGTATTCTTAAAAATGAATACTTACTCCATAAGCCACGAGATTTAGAAGAAGCGAGAAAGATGGTTGCAGAGTCAATAGCAATCTATAATGGTAGGCGGCCACATCAGGCCCTTAAATACAAAACGCCCGATGAAATACATCGGGCGTTTTAA